The proteins below are encoded in one region of Clostridium estertheticum:
- a CDS encoding ABC transporter substrate-binding protein, which yields MKKSLHKIIAVALTSMVMMSTLAGCGSAKTTSDTSGKPVTLTYQIWDKNQQPGMQAIADSFHKLNPNITVKVEVTPWDQYWPKMEAGASSGTLPDVFWMHSNNFFEYANAGMLMDLTDTIKNSKDVKMSNFPKSLTDSYTLKGKVYAMPKDYDTIALWYNKTMFDKKGIAYPDGTWDWNKYLEVAKKLTDPSKGVFGCVAPSDDGQGYYDLVYQNNGYILSPDKKKSGFGLAATKQAIQWDVDLSRKYKVSPTQQQFADTSFTTYFESGKAAMGLFGSWMVSEFKANDYVSKNCNVAVIPKGKTKATIINGLGNAVSAKTKHPVEALKFEDFLGAKEANTIQSEKGAAIPAYTGTEQPFIDNTKQFNLKVYPEMLKYSVLLPNSPTKVKWYQTQIDTMTKVYSGQLTVDEGCNIIDKKMNALLATEK from the coding sequence ATGAAAAAAAGTTTACACAAGATTATTGCGGTTGCACTTACTTCTATGGTTATGATGTCCACTTTAGCGGGCTGTGGCAGTGCTAAGACTACAAGCGACACAAGTGGTAAACCTGTAACTCTTACTTATCAAATTTGGGATAAAAATCAACAACCTGGTATGCAAGCTATCGCTGATTCTTTTCACAAGTTAAACCCAAATATAACAGTAAAAGTGGAAGTTACACCTTGGGATCAATATTGGCCAAAAATGGAGGCAGGGGCTTCAAGTGGAACACTTCCAGACGTATTCTGGATGCATTCAAATAATTTCTTTGAATATGCTAACGCTGGTATGTTAATGGATTTAACTGACACAATAAAAAATAGTAAAGATGTAAAAATGAGTAATTTTCCTAAGAGTCTTACAGATTCATATACATTAAAAGGTAAAGTTTATGCTATGCCTAAGGATTACGATACAATAGCATTATGGTACAACAAGACTATGTTTGATAAAAAGGGTATTGCTTATCCAGATGGAACTTGGGATTGGAATAAGTATTTAGAAGTTGCAAAAAAATTAACTGATCCTTCAAAAGGAGTATTCGGTTGTGTGGCTCCTTCAGATGATGGACAGGGTTATTATGACCTTGTTTACCAAAATAATGGATATATACTTTCGCCTGATAAGAAAAAATCAGGTTTTGGTTTAGCAGCTACAAAACAAGCTATACAGTGGGATGTTGATCTAAGTCGAAAATATAAGGTATCTCCAACTCAACAACAATTTGCAGATACCAGCTTTACCACATACTTTGAATCAGGAAAAGCAGCAATGGGCTTATTCGGATCATGGATGGTAAGCGAATTTAAAGCAAATGATTATGTGTCTAAAAATTGCAATGTAGCTGTTATTCCTAAGGGAAAGACAAAAGCAACCATAATTAATGGTTTAGGAAATGCTGTCTCAGCAAAAACTAAACATCCAGTAGAAGCTTTGAAATTCGAGGATTTCTTAGGAGCAAAGGAAGCAAATACTATTCAATCTGAAAAAGGTGCTGCAATTCCAGCATATACAGGAACTGAACAACCATTTATAGACAATACTAAACAATTCAACTTAAAAGTATACCCAGAAATGTTAAAGTATTCTGTGTTATTACCAAATTCACCAACAAAAGTAAAATGGTATCAAACTCAAATTGACACAATGACAAAGGTATATTCTGGTCAGCTTACTGTAGATGAGGGTTGTAATATAATTGATAAAAAAATGAATGCTCTTCTAGCAACTGAAAAGTAA
- a CDS encoding LacI family DNA-binding transcriptional regulator produces the protein MATIKDVAKIAGVTVTTVSRVLNNRGYISQVTRNKVHEAMKELDYQPNEIARSLFRRKSNMIGLIIPNVAHPFFAELTSYIEYYAYKAGYKILLCNSYQDSVKEKGYVEMLKRYQVDGIIMGSHTLDTSDYLIPNLPIVALDRTFTNNIPFVTSDNYHGGILATNLLIDRGCKNIAHISGPLEINTPANKRYQAFMDVVLERKVNFIIKQAKLDIFEGYEKLAYKLFEEHPDIDGVFASSDMIAASIIHVANLIGKDIAKDLKIVGYDDINIASLIVPPLTTIKQPIEKMGELVVKILIDLLEKKEVNIENILPVTLVERKTT, from the coding sequence ATGGCAACGATAAAAGATGTGGCTAAGATAGCTGGGGTCACTGTTACAACTGTTTCAAGGGTTTTAAATAATAGAGGCTATATAAGTCAGGTTACTAGAAACAAGGTTCATGAGGCTATGAAAGAACTTGATTATCAGCCGAATGAAATAGCACGTTCTTTATTCAGAAGAAAGTCTAACATGATTGGGCTTATTATTCCAAATGTAGCTCATCCATTTTTTGCGGAACTTACTAGTTATATAGAGTATTATGCTTATAAGGCTGGCTATAAGATTTTGTTATGTAATTCTTATCAAGACAGTGTTAAGGAAAAAGGTTATGTAGAAATGCTTAAAAGATATCAAGTGGACGGAATAATTATGGGAAGCCATACCTTAGATACCTCGGATTATCTTATTCCTAATTTGCCTATTGTAGCACTTGATAGAACATTTACTAATAATATACCTTTTGTCACTTCGGATAATTATCATGGAGGGATTTTGGCTACAAATCTTTTGATAGATAGAGGATGTAAAAATATTGCTCATATAAGTGGACCACTTGAAATTAATACTCCAGCTAATAAGCGTTATCAGGCTTTTATGGATGTCGTACTGGAGAGAAAAGTAAATTTTATTATAAAACAGGCAAAGCTTGATATTTTTGAGGGCTATGAGAAACTGGCTTATAAGCTGTTTGAAGAGCATCCAGATATAGATGGTGTCTTTGCTAGTAGTGACATGATAGCAGCTTCAATAATACATGTTGCTAACTTAATTGGAAAAGATATTGCAAAGGACTTAAAAATTGTTGGGTATGATGATATTAATATAGCATCACTTATAGTCCCACCTTTAACTACAATAAAACAACCAATAGAAAAGATGGGGGAGCTAGTAGTAAAAATTCTAATAGATTTACTCGAAAAAAAAGAAGTAAATATAGAAAATATTTTGCCTGTAACTTTAGTGGAAAGAAAAACCACTTAA
- a CDS encoding methyl-accepting chemotaxis protein, whose translation MLGLIIAITTSRQIKKILKVAQSLGENDLSKTVDIDDKSEIGSLAKAINKAILNLKILISEISESATGITATSQELSATTEEISAKMEIVNESIKQVALGAELLSATTEEINATTETIAKNVKDVTGRANKGNNIAKDIEKKTIGLRKSAQDSSNTTNELYFANQTSILKAIEEGMVVSQVKIMADEIGNIATQTNLLALNAAIEAARAGDQGKGFAVVADEVRKLAEESADAVKRIQNVTTGVETAFKNLSGSAQEVLEFMDNKVKPDYELFVDTSKQYGEDAVVFNNLSTDIGSSMNMVNATVSEIHKAIENVSATAEESVASSEEILASVNESFMAIEEITNATQSQAIQAEKLSGMVQKFKL comes from the coding sequence ATGCTCGGTTTGATAATAGCTATTACAACCTCAAGGCAAATAAAGAAAATTCTAAAAGTTGCACAATCTCTTGGAGAAAATGATTTATCAAAGACTGTTGATATTGATGATAAAAGTGAGATTGGTAGTTTAGCAAAGGCAATAAATAAAGCTATATTAAATTTAAAAATATTAATTTCTGAGATATCAGAAAGTGCTACTGGTATTACTGCCACTAGCCAAGAACTATCTGCTACAACAGAAGAAATATCAGCGAAAATGGAGATAGTAAATGAATCAATAAAACAAGTAGCATTGGGAGCGGAGCTACTGAGTGCAACAACTGAGGAGATAAACGCTACAACAGAAACTATTGCAAAAAATGTTAAAGATGTGACTGGGAGAGCAAATAAAGGAAACAATATTGCAAAAGACATAGAGAAAAAAACAATTGGCCTTAGAAAAAGTGCGCAAGATAGTTCGAATACCACAAATGAATTATATTTCGCAAATCAAACAAGCATACTAAAAGCAATAGAAGAAGGTATGGTTGTTAGCCAAGTTAAAATAATGGCTGATGAAATAGGAAACATAGCCACCCAAACAAACCTTCTTGCACTTAATGCAGCGATAGAAGCCGCAAGAGCTGGAGATCAAGGTAAGGGATTTGCGGTGGTAGCTGATGAAGTTAGAAAACTTGCTGAAGAATCAGCAGATGCAGTAAAACGCATTCAAAATGTAACGACCGGAGTTGAAACAGCATTTAAAAATCTTTCGGGCAGTGCTCAAGAGGTTTTAGAATTTATGGATAATAAAGTAAAGCCAGATTACGAATTATTTGTAGACACAAGCAAGCAATACGGAGAAGACGCTGTAGTATTCAATAATCTATCAACAGACATTGGATCTTCAATGAATATGGTTAATGCAACAGTATCAGAAATTCATAAAGCAATAGAAAATGTATCGGCTACAGCTGAGGAATCAGTTGCTAGTTCAGAGGAAATACTTGCAAGTGTTAATGAATCTTTTATGGCTATTGAAGAAATAACAAATGCTACTCAAAGCCAAGCAATACAAGCAGAGAAACTAAGTGGGATGGTTCAAAAATTTAAGCTGTAA
- the gtfA gene encoding sucrose phosphorylase: MAVKNQVQLITYPDSMGGNLKILNNVLLKYFSDVFKGGVHILPPFPSSGDRGFAPLTYLMIEPEFGTWEDIKDIGENFDILVDLMVNHISGKSIYFQDFLKKGRKSEYSDLFITLDKIWEDGKPVKEDIEKMSLRRTVPYSNFKIEETGEEEKVWTTFGKTSPSEQIDLDVRSDKVKQLLKDFFVNFSKNNVKIVRLDAVGYVIKRFGTSCFFVEPEVYDFLDWIKKLADSMKIELLPEVHSHYSTQYKLAEHGFWIYDFILPYTILDTLINKSSEKLCEYLKDRPSRQFTMLDCHDGIPVKPDMDDLIDTKEARKLVDLTLKRGSNLSLILSEEDKSEDGFDVHQIRGSYYSLLECDDDAYLAARAIQFFVPGIPQVYYVGLLAGKNDVENVKKTGEGREINRHNFSLEEIEQSVKKEVVQRLLKLIRFRNEYPAFNGKFKVIHTAKDEIRLYWHKDDRYCTLFIDLKTNKSVIEYIDESSKVVQYLV; the protein is encoded by the coding sequence ATGGCAGTAAAAAATCAAGTACAGCTTATCACTTACCCAGATTCTATGGGAGGAAATTTAAAAATTCTTAACAATGTACTTTTAAAATATTTTTCTGATGTTTTTAAAGGTGGAGTTCATATTCTGCCACCATTTCCGTCTTCTGGAGACAGAGGGTTTGCTCCACTTACATATTTGATGATAGAACCAGAGTTCGGTACATGGGAGGATATAAAAGACATAGGAGAAAACTTTGATATATTGGTTGATTTAATGGTTAATCATATTTCGGGTAAATCTATATATTTTCAAGATTTTCTTAAAAAAGGTAGAAAATCAGAGTATTCTGATTTGTTTATCACTTTGGATAAGATTTGGGAAGATGGAAAACCAGTTAAAGAAGACATTGAAAAGATGTCACTTCGCAGGACAGTGCCTTATTCAAACTTTAAAATAGAAGAAACGGGTGAGGAAGAGAAGGTTTGGACTACTTTTGGTAAAACTAGCCCTTCTGAGCAGATTGATTTGGATGTAAGGTCAGATAAGGTAAAACAGCTTCTTAAAGATTTCTTTGTGAATTTTAGTAAAAATAACGTTAAAATAGTAAGGTTAGATGCAGTTGGATATGTTATCAAAAGGTTTGGAACAAGCTGTTTTTTTGTAGAGCCAGAAGTATATGATTTTCTTGATTGGATTAAGAAATTGGCGGATTCTATGAAAATTGAATTGCTTCCAGAAGTTCATTCACATTACTCAACTCAATACAAACTTGCAGAGCATGGGTTCTGGATTTATGATTTTATTCTGCCTTATACCATTCTTGATACATTAATAAATAAATCTAGTGAGAAGCTTTGTGAATACCTTAAGGATCGTCCGTCGAGACAATTTACAATGCTTGACTGCCATGATGGTATTCCTGTAAAACCTGATATGGATGATCTCATAGACACTAAGGAAGCTAGAAAACTTGTAGATTTGACCCTTAAGAGAGGCTCAAATTTAAGCCTTATTTTATCAGAAGAAGATAAGTCAGAAGACGGATTTGATGTGCATCAAATAAGAGGGTCTTACTACTCTTTATTGGAGTGTGATGATGATGCATATTTGGCAGCTAGAGCAATTCAATTTTTTGTACCTGGGATACCGCAGGTATATTATGTGGGACTACTAGCAGGAAAAAATGATGTTGAAAATGTAAAGAAAACTGGTGAAGGTCGTGAAATTAACCGTCACAACTTCAGTCTTGAGGAAATTGAGCAGTCAGTTAAAAAAGAAGTTGTTCAAAGACTTTTAAAACTTATCAGATTTAGAAATGAATACCCTGCTTTTAATGGAAAATTTAAAGTTATTCATACTGCTAAAGACGAAATTCGACTTTATTGGCATAAGGATGATAGATATTGTACATTATTTATAGATTTAAAAACTAATAAGTCTGTGATAGAATATATTGATGAGTCTAGCAAGGTAGTTCAATATTTAGTATAA